One window of Azospirillum sp. TSA2s genomic DNA carries:
- a CDS encoding precorrin-2 C(20)-methyltransferase: MSSETSPTPKPPALGTLFGVGVGPGDPELMTLKAVRTIGACPVVAYFCKRGTRGQARRIADQAITADQIELPMVYPVTVELPPTHPDYGRQIEAFFDESAGRIAEHLAAGRSVAALNEGDPFFYGSFMHLFLRLSGRFATEVIPGVTSMVCSASLLPRPLMLRDDVLSVIPGTLDEESLVRALTAADACVVMKLGQNLPKVRRAIAAAGLAERAWYVERASMDEQRFMPFPEAPDVAPYFSQIVIPGEGKRG, encoded by the coding sequence ATGAGCAGCGAGACCTCCCCCACCCCCAAACCCCCCGCCTTGGGCACCCTGTTCGGTGTCGGCGTCGGGCCCGGCGATCCGGAGCTGATGACGCTGAAGGCGGTGCGCACCATCGGCGCCTGTCCGGTGGTCGCCTATTTCTGCAAGCGCGGCACCCGCGGCCAGGCCCGCCGCATCGCCGATCAGGCCATCACCGCCGACCAGATCGAGCTGCCGATGGTCTATCCGGTGACGGTGGAGTTGCCGCCGACCCACCCGGACTATGGCCGCCAGATCGAGGCATTCTTCGACGAGTCCGCCGGGCGCATCGCGGAGCATCTCGCCGCCGGGCGTTCGGTCGCCGCGCTGAACGAGGGGGATCCGTTCTTCTACGGCTCCTTCATGCATCTGTTCCTGCGGCTGTCCGGCCGGTTCGCGACGGAGGTCATCCCCGGCGTCACCAGCATGGTCTGCAGCGCCTCCCTGCTGCCGCGCCCGCTGATGCTGCGCGACGACGTGCTGTCGGTGATCCCCGGCACGCTGGACGAGGAGTCGCTCGTGCGCGCGCTCACCGCCGCCGACGCCTGCGTGGTGATGAAGCTGGGCCAGAACCTGCCCAAGGTCCGCCGCGCCATCGCCGCCGCCGGGCTGGCCGAACGCGCATGGTACGTGGAGCGCGCCAGCATGGACGAACAGCGGTTCATGCCCTTCCCGGAGGCACCGGACGTCGCCCCCTACTTCTCCCAGATCGTCATTCCGGGCGAGGGCAAGCGCGGATGA
- a CDS encoding precorrin-8X methylmutase, with protein MPEPLYDYIRDGAAIYRQSFATIRAEADLSAIPDDLKPVAVRVIHACGMVDAARDLLFSTDVGTAARAALRSGAPILCDSEMVAHGVTRARLLADNAVICTLRDAAVPDLAKAIGNTRSAAALDLWGERLGGSVVAIGNAPTALFYLLEMLAAGAPKPAAILGFPVGFVGAMESKEALAENPFGVPYLAIRGRRGGSAMAAAAVNALASDVE; from the coding sequence GTGCCTGAGCCGCTCTACGACTATATCCGCGACGGAGCGGCCATCTACCGCCAGTCCTTCGCCACCATCCGGGCGGAGGCCGACCTGTCCGCCATCCCGGACGACCTGAAGCCGGTGGCGGTGCGCGTCATCCACGCCTGCGGCATGGTCGATGCGGCCCGGGATCTGCTGTTCTCCACCGATGTCGGCACCGCCGCCCGTGCCGCCCTGCGATCCGGTGCGCCGATCCTGTGCGACAGCGAGATGGTCGCCCATGGCGTGACCCGCGCCCGCCTGCTGGCCGACAATGCCGTGATCTGCACCCTGCGCGACGCCGCCGTGCCCGATCTGGCGAAGGCCATCGGCAACACCCGCTCCGCTGCGGCGCTCGACCTGTGGGGCGAGCGGCTGGGCGGATCGGTGGTCGCCATCGGCAACGCGCCGACCGCGCTGTTCTACCTGCTGGAGATGCTGGCGGCCGGCGCGCCGAAACCGGCGGCGATCCTAGGGTTCCCGGTCGGCTTCGTCGGCGCGATGGAAAGCAAGGAGGCGTTGGCCGAGAACCCCTTCGGTGTCCCCTATCTGGCGATCCGCGGACGGCGCGGCGGCAGCGCCATGGCCGCCGCAGCCGTCAACGCCCTGGCGAGCGACGTGGAATGA